In a genomic window of Cytobacillus sp. FSL H8-0458:
- a CDS encoding YlmC/YmxH family sporulation protein: MVKISEFQMKDVVNVADGKKLGNIGDIDININTGKIEAVIIGGAGRVLGFFGRDADIVIPWKNIIKIGEDVILVRYQDAVEPKYIEDEA; this comes from the coding sequence ATGGTGAAAATATCTGAATTTCAAATGAAGGATGTTGTAAATGTAGCTGACGGCAAAAAGCTTGGAAACATTGGGGATATAGATATTAATATAAATACAGGGAAAATTGAAGCGGTAATTATCGGAGGAGCGGGGAGAGTCCTGGGATTCTTTGGCAGAGATGCGGATATTGTCATTCCATGGAAAAATATTATTAAAATCGGTGAAGATGTCATACTTGTCCGCTATCAGGATGCGGTTGAGCCGAAATATATAGAGGATGAAGCATAA
- the ileS gene encoding isoleucine--tRNA ligase, with translation MDYKDSLLMPKTEFPMRGNLPKREPEIQAKWEEMNIYEKVQERTKGRPMFVLHDGPPYANGDIHIGHALNKILKDFIVRSKSMTGYNAPYVPGWDTHGLPIEQALTNKGVKRKEMSVAEFRELCEEYAYEQIDSQRGQFKRLGVRGDWENPYITLKPEYEAQQIKVFGDMAKKGYIYKGKKPVYWSPSSESALAEAEIEYKDKRSPSIYVAFKVKDGKEVLDQDTHIVIWTTTPWTIPANLGISVHPDLSYTVVEANGKKFMVAEDLLAAVAKEFEWEGYQVVQTVKGTDLENVVAEHPLYGRDSLVMLGEHVTTDAGTGCVHTAPGHGEDDFQVGMKYGLDVLCPVDDKGNMTNEAPGFEGLFYDAANKPITEKLEEAGALLKLTFITHSYPHDWRTKKPVIFRATAQWFASIKDFRNELLEAVKETNWYPAWGETRLFNMVRDRGDWCISRQRVWGVPIPVFYAENGEEIITDETIEHVSNLFRQHGSNIWFEKEAKELLPEGFTHPGSPNGQFTKETDIMDVWFDSGSSHQAVLLERDDLQRPADLYLEGSDQYRGWFNSSLSTAVAVTGKAPYKGVLSHGFTLDGEGRKMSKSIGNVVVPAKVMNQLGADILRLWVASVDYQADVRVSDAILKQVAEVYRKIRNTFRFLLGNLDDFNPSADLVSFENLREVDQFMLVKLNKLIKSVRDSYDRYEFASIYHAVNNFCTLDLSAFYLDFAKDVLYIEAKDNAERRAIQTVLYESLIALTKLVAPILSHTSDEVWSFIPNVKEESVQLTDMPEYTELTNAKQLEEKWSAFMKLRNDVLKALEEARNEKVIGKSLTAKVTLYVNDQAKSLLDSIQENLQQLFIVSGFEVAGSLSDAPENAVKFENTAIVVSKAEGETCDRCWTVTPEVGKTEGYDTLCPRCADVVKNNYSHLA, from the coding sequence ATGGATTACAAAGATAGTTTATTAATGCCAAAAACTGAATTCCCAATGCGCGGCAATCTTCCAAAGCGCGAACCTGAAATTCAGGCGAAATGGGAAGAGATGAACATTTATGAAAAGGTCCAGGAACGGACAAAAGGCCGTCCGATGTTTGTTCTGCATGATGGTCCTCCATATGCAAATGGCGACATCCACATCGGCCATGCTTTGAACAAGATCTTAAAGGATTTCATCGTACGCTCTAAGTCGATGACTGGCTATAATGCTCCATATGTTCCTGGCTGGGATACACATGGTCTGCCAATTGAGCAGGCTCTGACAAACAAAGGTGTAAAGCGTAAAGAAATGAGTGTTGCTGAGTTCCGCGAGCTATGCGAGGAATACGCATATGAGCAGATCGACAGCCAGCGCGGACAATTTAAGCGCTTAGGTGTCCGCGGTGATTGGGAGAACCCATACATCACACTTAAGCCGGAGTATGAAGCCCAGCAAATTAAAGTTTTTGGGGATATGGCCAAAAAAGGCTATATCTATAAAGGCAAAAAGCCTGTTTATTGGTCTCCATCATCTGAATCTGCTTTGGCAGAAGCGGAAATTGAATATAAAGACAAACGTTCGCCATCTATTTATGTTGCATTTAAAGTAAAAGATGGCAAGGAAGTATTGGATCAAGATACTCATATCGTTATTTGGACTACAACTCCATGGACCATTCCGGCAAACCTTGGAATTTCAGTTCATCCTGACCTTTCTTATACTGTAGTTGAGGCAAACGGCAAAAAGTTTATGGTTGCAGAAGACTTATTGGCAGCTGTGGCTAAAGAGTTCGAATGGGAAGGTTATCAAGTTGTTCAGACGGTTAAGGGGACTGACCTTGAGAATGTGGTTGCTGAACATCCGCTTTATGGCCGTGATTCTCTTGTCATGCTGGGTGAACATGTTACAACTGATGCAGGTACCGGATGTGTTCACACTGCTCCCGGACATGGGGAAGATGATTTCCAAGTCGGCATGAAGTACGGTCTTGACGTATTATGCCCGGTAGATGATAAAGGAAACATGACAAATGAAGCTCCCGGCTTTGAAGGGTTATTCTATGATGCAGCCAATAAGCCGATTACTGAGAAACTTGAGGAAGCAGGAGCTTTATTAAAACTGACTTTTATTACTCACTCTTATCCGCATGACTGGAGAACGAAGAAGCCTGTTATTTTCCGTGCTACTGCACAATGGTTTGCATCCATTAAAGATTTCCGCAATGAACTTTTGGAAGCTGTTAAGGAAACAAATTGGTATCCTGCATGGGGTGAGACCAGACTATTTAATATGGTCCGGGATCGCGGAGACTGGTGCATCTCCCGCCAGCGTGTATGGGGAGTGCCTATTCCGGTCTTTTATGCGGAAAATGGCGAAGAAATTATCACAGATGAGACGATTGAACATGTATCAAATCTTTTCCGTCAACACGGTTCAAACATCTGGTTCGAGAAAGAAGCGAAAGAATTGCTGCCTGAAGGATTTACACATCCTGGAAGTCCGAATGGCCAGTTTACAAAAGAAACGGATATTATGGATGTTTGGTTCGATTCAGGTTCTTCCCACCAGGCAGTTCTTTTAGAGCGTGACGATTTACAGCGTCCAGCAGATTTATACCTTGAAGGTTCTGACCAATACCGAGGCTGGTTTAACTCTTCACTTTCAACTGCGGTAGCAGTAACAGGGAAAGCGCCTTACAAAGGAGTGCTGAGCCATGGTTTCACACTTGATGGTGAAGGAAGGAAAATGAGTAAATCCATCGGAAATGTAGTTGTTCCGGCAAAAGTTATGAACCAGCTTGGTGCGGACATTTTGCGTTTATGGGTGGCTTCAGTTGATTATCAGGCTGATGTCCGGGTATCTGATGCTATTCTGAAGCAGGTTGCAGAAGTGTATAGAAAGATCCGCAATACTTTCCGCTTCTTGCTTGGAAATCTGGATGATTTTAATCCATCAGCAGACTTGGTCTCCTTTGAGAACCTGCGTGAAGTGGATCAGTTTATGCTAGTGAAGCTGAACAAGCTAATCAAGAGCGTTCGCGATTCCTATGATCGCTATGAATTTGCCAGCATCTACCATGCTGTAAACAATTTCTGTACATTGGACCTTAGTGCATTTTACCTTGATTTTGCAAAAGATGTCCTTTATATTGAAGCAAAAGATAATGCAGAACGCCGTGCAATCCAAACTGTTCTTTATGAGAGCCTGATTGCTCTTACGAAGCTTGTTGCACCTATTCTTTCCCATACATCTGATGAAGTTTGGAGCTTTATTCCGAATGTGAAAGAAGAAAGTGTTCAATTAACAGATATGCCTGAATATACAGAGCTTACGAACGCTAAACAGCTGGAAGAAAAGTGGTCTGCATTCATGAAGCTTCGCAATGATGTCCTTAAGGCATTGGAAGAAGCACGTAATGAGAAAGTGATCGGCAAATCCCTTACTGCTAAAGTAACACTTTATGTAAATGATCAAGCCAAGAGCCTTCTGGATTCAATTCAGGAAAATCTTCAGCAGCTCTTTATCGTATCTGGATTTGAAGTAGCAGGCAGTCTTTCAGATGCTCCTGAAAATGCCGTGAAATTTGAAAACACTGCTATTGTTGTTTCCAAAGCAGAAGGCGAAACATGCGACCGCTGCTGGACAGTCACTCCAGAAGTTGGCAAAACAGAAGGATATGACACGCTTTGCCCTCGCTGTGCTGATGTTGTAAAAAATAATTACAGCCACTTGGCTTAA
- a CDS encoding DivIVA domain-containing protein, whose product MPLTPLDIHNKEFSKGFRGYDEDEVNEFLDQIIKDYEILIREKKELEEKLNETNDRIGHFTTIEETLNKSIVVAQEAAEEVKRNAHKEAKLIIKEAEKNADRIVNESLSKARKIALDIEDLKKQSKVFRTRFKMLVEAQLDMLNNDDWDHLMEYKLDSTELKSLREEEESLA is encoded by the coding sequence ATGCCATTAACACCGTTGGATATTCATAACAAGGAATTCAGCAAAGGATTCCGAGGTTATGACGAAGATGAAGTGAACGAATTCCTCGACCAAATCATAAAGGACTATGAAATCCTGATCAGGGAAAAAAAAGAGCTAGAAGAAAAGCTCAACGAAACGAATGACCGCATTGGCCACTTTACCACAATTGAAGAAACACTTAATAAATCTATTGTGGTTGCACAGGAAGCTGCAGAAGAAGTAAAACGCAATGCCCACAAAGAAGCAAAGCTTATCATCAAAGAAGCTGAAAAAAATGCTGACAGGATTGTGAATGAATCCCTATCCAAAGCGAGAAAAATCGCTCTGGACATTGAAGATTTAAAGAAACAGTCCAAAGTATTCCGGACACGCTTCAAAATGCTTGTTGAAGCACAGCTTGATATGCTGAATAACGATGATTGGGATCACTTAATGGAATATAAGCTGGATTCCACTGAACTGAAATCATTAAGAGAAGAAGAAGAATCACTGGCTTGA
- a CDS encoding cell division protein SepF gives MSIKSKFKTFFFLDDEYDYKEEEIIEEEREPVKQVQKQQQPVQKQNIVSLQSVQKSSKVVLVEPRVYAEAQDIADQLKNRRAVVVNLQRIEKDQAKRIVDFLSGTVYAIGGDIQKIGTDIFLCTPDNVEVSGNISQLMKEQELENTRW, from the coding sequence ATGAGTATAAAATCAAAATTTAAAACATTTTTCTTCCTGGATGATGAATATGACTATAAGGAAGAGGAAATCATCGAAGAAGAAAGAGAGCCGGTGAAGCAGGTGCAGAAACAGCAGCAGCCAGTTCAAAAACAGAACATTGTCAGCCTTCAAAGTGTGCAGAAATCTTCTAAAGTAGTTCTTGTTGAACCGCGGGTATATGCAGAAGCACAGGATATTGCGGATCAGCTGAAAAACAGAAGAGCTGTTGTAGTCAATCTGCAGAGAATAGAAAAAGATCAGGCAAAGCGCATTGTTGACTTCCTAAGCGGAACTGTTTATGCCATCGGCGGAGACATTCAGAAGATTGGTACTGATATTTTCCTGTGTACACCTGACAATGTTGAAGTATCAGGGAACATCTCTCAGCTGATGAAAGAACAAGAATTAGAAAATACGAGGTGGTAG
- a CDS encoding YlmH family RNA-binding protein, with protein MTIYQHFRPEEKEFIDQVLNWKNLVENTYAPKLTDFLDPREQQILKSVIGQDSGILFALFGGTTGAERKRALIFPDYYESDEDDFKIQLFELEYPKKFVTIEHPQVLGSLMSLGLKRGKFGDILFEDDRIQFFAAQEIEEYISLQLQSIGRATVSLKKQPFSQAIQSSEVWRESSITSSSLRLDTVISAVYNISRQKSQLYIQQGLVKVNWTQIENPSFECRQSDIISVRGQGRSKIIEIDGKTKKDKWRIIAGRQR; from the coding sequence TTGACCATTTATCAGCACTTCCGACCGGAAGAAAAAGAATTTATTGACCAGGTTCTTAACTGGAAGAATCTTGTGGAAAATACATATGCACCGAAGCTTACTGACTTTCTTGATCCAAGGGAGCAGCAAATCCTAAAAAGCGTCATAGGACAGGATTCGGGAATTTTATTTGCTTTATTTGGCGGAACGACAGGTGCTGAGAGAAAGAGAGCACTGATATTTCCGGATTATTATGAAAGCGATGAAGATGATTTTAAAATTCAGCTTTTTGAATTGGAATATCCAAAGAAGTTTGTTACCATTGAACACCCGCAAGTCCTCGGCAGCCTGATGTCACTGGGGTTAAAAAGAGGAAAATTTGGTGATATCCTATTTGAAGATGACAGAATCCAATTTTTTGCAGCGCAAGAAATTGAAGAGTATATCAGCCTGCAGCTGCAGTCAATTGGCAGAGCGACAGTATCTTTGAAAAAACAGCCCTTTTCTCAGGCGATCCAATCATCAGAAGTGTGGAGAGAAAGCTCCATCACCTCTTCATCCCTGAGATTGGACACAGTCATCTCAGCCGTATACAACATCTCAAGACAGAAATCCCAGCTCTATATCCAACAGGGACTCGTTAAAGTCAATTGGACACAAATAGAAAACCCCTCATTTGAATGCCGGCAAAGCGACATCATCTCAGTCAGGGGACAAGGCCGTTCCAAAATCATAGAAATAGATGGGAAAACAAAAAAGGACAAATGGAGGATTATTGCCGGGAGACAGAGATAG
- the sigG gene encoding RNA polymerase sporulation sigma factor SigG: MTRNKVEICGVDTSKLPVLKNEEMRELFKQMHKGDITAREKLVNGNLRLVLSVIQRFNNRGEFVDDLFQVGCIGLMKSIDNFDLSQNVKFSTYAVPMIIGEIRRYLRDNNPIRVSRSLRDIAYKALQVRERLMSKTSREPTAEEIAKELDVTHEEIVFALDAIQDPVSLFEPIYNDGGDPIYVMDQLSDERNKDIQWIEEIALKEGMRRLNEREKLILRKRFFQGKTQMEVAEEIGISQAQVSRLEKAAIKQMNKNIQS; encoded by the coding sequence TTGACTCGAAATAAAGTAGAAATTTGCGGTGTTGATACTTCAAAGCTTCCAGTTTTAAAAAACGAAGAAATGAGAGAGCTCTTCAAGCAAATGCATAAGGGGGATATAACCGCACGGGAAAAACTCGTCAACGGCAATTTGCGCCTCGTATTGAGTGTGATTCAGCGTTTTAACAACAGAGGCGAATTTGTTGATGACCTTTTCCAGGTCGGCTGTATCGGTCTGATGAAATCTATTGATAATTTTGATCTAAGTCAAAACGTTAAGTTTTCCACCTATGCCGTTCCGATGATTATTGGGGAAATACGCAGGTATCTGCGTGATAATAATCCGATCCGTGTTTCTCGTTCTTTAAGGGACATTGCTTATAAAGCTCTGCAAGTAAGGGAACGCCTCATGAGTAAAACATCCAGAGAGCCTACAGCCGAAGAAATAGCTAAAGAGCTGGATGTGACTCATGAAGAAATCGTTTTTGCATTGGATGCCATCCAGGATCCTGTTTCCTTATTTGAGCCGATTTATAATGATGGCGGGGATCCAATTTATGTGATGGATCAGCTTAGCGATGAACGAAACAAAGATATTCAATGGATTGAAGAAATAGCGCTCAAAGAGGGAATGAGGAGACTGAATGAACGGGAAAAGCTGATTCTCAGAAAACGCTTCTTCCAGGGCAAAACTCAAATGGAAGTGGCAGAGGAAATCGGCATTTCCCAGGCACAAGTTTCAAGGCTTGAAAAAGCGGCTATCAAACAAATGAATAAAAATATTCAAAGCTAG
- a CDS encoding YggT family protein produces MELVFGILSSAIYYYSWALIIYILLSWFPNARESAFGQFLARICEPYLEPFRKIIPPLGMIDISPIVAILVLRFATGGLQQLFYWIS; encoded by the coding sequence ATGGAATTAGTATTTGGAATATTGTCATCTGCAATTTATTATTACTCATGGGCACTGATTATTTATATTCTGCTGTCCTGGTTCCCTAATGCAAGGGAATCGGCTTTTGGCCAGTTTTTGGCAAGAATTTGTGAACCGTACCTTGAGCCTTTCCGCAAAATCATTCCGCCGCTCGGAATGATTGATATTTCTCCGATCGTGGCTATCTTAGTTTTGCGGTTTGCCACTGGAGGTTTGCAGCAGCTTTTTTATTGGATTTCATAA
- the pgeF gene encoding peptidoglycan editing factor PgeF: MEPFSLKTEEYFVIKEWADRFPNIMAGFTTKNGGFSGNEYETLNVGLHVNDSYEAVSQNRQHAADLLGFSLEKWVGAEQTHGVNIKKVTGNDRGKGALVYEDSFSDTDGFFTYSKGVMMTLCYADCVPLYFLHEKTGSIGIAHAGWKGTVGGIGRNMADLFADEGIELSEIQAVIGPSICANCYIVDARVISKVQKILEDVDIKPYNQISDNQFQLDLKELNRKILVNAGIPHENIMITAFCTSCHADYFFSHRRDRGNTGRMMSFIGWKEEAGS, from the coding sequence ATGGAACCATTTTCTTTAAAAACGGAAGAGTATTTTGTCATAAAAGAGTGGGCGGATCGTTTTCCTAATATAATGGCTGGTTTTACAACTAAAAATGGCGGCTTCAGCGGTAATGAATATGAAACGCTAAATGTAGGATTGCATGTGAATGACAGCTACGAAGCAGTCAGTCAAAATCGGCAGCATGCGGCTGACTTGCTTGGGTTTTCTCTTGAAAAATGGGTTGGCGCTGAACAAACTCACGGAGTTAACATAAAAAAAGTTACCGGAAATGATAGAGGGAAAGGTGCTCTTGTTTACGAGGATTCCTTTTCGGATACCGACGGCTTTTTCACATATTCTAAAGGTGTCATGATGACCCTGTGTTACGCTGATTGTGTCCCCCTTTATTTCCTGCATGAAAAGACAGGATCCATAGGCATTGCCCATGCAGGCTGGAAAGGTACTGTTGGGGGGATTGGCAGGAATATGGCTGACCTGTTTGCAGATGAAGGCATAGAATTAAGTGAGATTCAAGCCGTGATCGGGCCTTCCATTTGCGCAAACTGTTATATTGTTGATGCTCGTGTTATTTCAAAAGTGCAAAAAATACTAGAAGATGTCGATATAAAGCCATATAATCAAATTAGTGACAATCAATTCCAGCTTGACCTAAAAGAACTAAATAGGAAAATCCTTGTAAACGCAGGGATTCCACATGAAAATATCATGATTACTGCTTTTTGCACAAGCTGTCATGCAGACTATTTTTTCTCCCACCGAAGAGATAGGGGAAATACCGGCAGGATGATGAGTTTTATTGGCTGGAAGGAGGAAGCAGGAAGCTAA
- a CDS encoding YggS family pyridoxal phosphate-dependent enzyme: MRVEENFKQIETAIHEACIKANRKPEEITVIAVTKYVSAERAQEAFEAGIHHLGENRDEGLLAKWEVLKDRPTWHFIGTLQTRKVKNIIDKVDYIHSLDRLSLAKEIDKRADRKINCFVQVNVSGEASKQGINPEEAADFISSLADYKNLNIIGLMTMAPHTADKDLLRSCFRKLKDLQKQVKNLEFDFAPCTELSMGMSNDFSLAIEEGATMVRIGTALVGQEGQEV, encoded by the coding sequence ATGAGAGTAGAGGAAAATTTTAAGCAAATAGAGACAGCCATCCACGAAGCGTGCATAAAGGCGAACCGCAAGCCGGAAGAAATTACCGTAATTGCTGTTACTAAGTACGTTTCAGCAGAAAGGGCACAAGAAGCCTTTGAAGCAGGCATTCATCATTTAGGTGAAAACAGGGATGAAGGACTTCTTGCTAAATGGGAAGTTTTAAAGGACAGGCCAACCTGGCATTTTATCGGAACACTGCAAACGCGCAAAGTGAAAAATATTATTGATAAAGTTGACTATATTCATTCACTGGACAGGCTATCCCTTGCGAAAGAAATCGACAAGCGGGCGGATCGAAAGATAAATTGCTTTGTACAGGTCAATGTCTCAGGCGAAGCGTCAAAACAGGGAATAAATCCTGAAGAGGCAGCTGACTTTATTTCAAGCCTGGCTGATTATAAAAATCTTAATATCATTGGTCTGATGACAATGGCGCCACATACAGCAGACAAGGATTTGCTGCGTTCCTGTTTCCGGAAGCTTAAGGACCTTCAAAAACAGGTTAAAAATCTGGAATTTGATTTTGCTCCTTGTACTGAGCTTTCAATGGGCATGTCCAATGATTTTTCTCTGGCAATTGAAGAAGGTGCCACAATGGTTAGGATTGGGACAGCTTTAGTAGGCCAAGAGGGTCAGGAGGTTTAA
- the sigE gene encoding RNA polymerase sporulation sigma factor SigE, which yields MKKLKLRLSYYWYKLLIKLGIKTDEVYYIGGSEALPPPLSKEEEEMLLIKLPKGDKAARSILIERNLRLVVYIARKFENTGINIEDLISIGTIGLIKAVNTFNPEKKIKLATYASRCIENEILMYLRRNNKIRSEVSFDEPLNIDWDGNELLLSDVLGTEDDIITKDLEANVDKKLLLKALHQLSDREKQIMELRFGLGSGEEKTQKDVADMLGISQSYISRLEKRIIKRLKKEFNKMV from the coding sequence ATGAAAAAGTTAAAACTTCGCTTATCCTACTATTGGTATAAATTGTTGATTAAGCTGGGGATCAAAACAGATGAAGTATATTATATAGGCGGCAGCGAAGCATTACCTCCTCCACTCAGTAAGGAAGAAGAAGAAATGCTCCTGATTAAGCTTCCAAAAGGAGATAAAGCGGCAAGGTCCATTTTAATTGAAAGAAATCTTCGCCTTGTTGTGTATATTGCCAGGAAGTTTGAAAATACAGGCATTAATATAGAGGACTTAATCAGTATTGGAACAATTGGGCTTATTAAAGCAGTAAATACATTTAACCCGGAGAAAAAAATCAAACTGGCTACATATGCATCCCGCTGTATTGAGAATGAAATTCTCATGTATTTAAGAAGGAACAATAAAATCCGTTCTGAAGTTTCCTTTGATGAACCCCTAAATATTGATTGGGATGGCAATGAACTTCTTCTATCTGATGTTCTGGGCACTGAAGATGACATCATTACGAAAGATCTCGAAGCAAATGTTGATAAAAAGCTGCTGTTAAAGGCATTACATCAGCTTTCAGATCGTGAAAAACAGATAATGGAGCTTAGATTCGGCCTCGGATCAGGCGAAGAAAAAACTCAAAAGGATGTGGCAGATATGCTAGGAATTTCCCAGTCCTATATTTCACGTCTGGAAAAAAGAATAATAAAAAGACTTAAAAAAGAATTTAATAAGATGGTTTAG
- the spoIIGA gene encoding sigma-E processing peptidase SpoIIGA: MTVYLDVIWALNFMFDSLLLYLTAIILKRETRLWRIFAGGFIGSIIILLAFTPFNEYSSHPFTKLLFSIVMVLAVFGFKRLRYFVKALMTFYFATFLVGGSLIGIHYFINFDFKLSSSVMMASIKGFGDPISWLFVVLGFPLAWHFSKRNVEGIEMTKIQYDSLILVRVVINETEYCFKGLIDSGNQLYDPISKMPVMFISIKDRLDEFPPEISKMAGNPTDVIMGSESIGVDWEHKLRVIPCKVVGQEHQLIIGFKPDRILLEKENEIIEAERGLISFSMQQLSADDAFQCIVHPKMLTGKSTMKPDTKVS, from the coding sequence TTGACGGTCTATTTGGATGTTATCTGGGCATTGAATTTTATGTTTGATAGCCTTCTCCTTTATTTAACAGCCATAATTCTAAAAAGGGAAACCAGACTATGGAGAATTTTTGCGGGCGGCTTCATAGGATCCATCATTATTTTATTAGCATTTACACCTTTTAATGAATATTCAAGTCATCCGTTCACTAAGCTGCTATTCTCGATTGTAATGGTACTGGCTGTTTTCGGCTTTAAGCGTTTGCGTTATTTTGTAAAAGCTCTCATGACTTTTTATTTTGCTACTTTTTTAGTTGGAGGCTCTTTAATAGGAATTCATTATTTTATCAATTTTGATTTTAAGCTTTCTTCATCTGTCATGATGGCCAGTATTAAAGGCTTCGGTGATCCAATCAGCTGGCTGTTCGTGGTTCTTGGGTTTCCCCTTGCCTGGCATTTTTCAAAGAGAAATGTTGAGGGGATTGAGATGACAAAAATTCAGTATGACTCTTTAATCCTGGTGCGTGTTGTGATCAATGAAACAGAATATTGTTTCAAAGGTCTGATTGACAGCGGCAACCAGTTATACGATCCCATTTCGAAAATGCCTGTTATGTTCATATCCATAAAAGACAGGCTAGATGAGTTTCCGCCTGAAATTAGTAAGATGGCAGGAAACCCGACGGATGTCATTATGGGCAGCGAGTCAATTGGAGTGGATTGGGAGCACAAATTGAGGGTCATTCCATGTAAGGTTGTAGGACAAGAACACCAATTAATCATAGGGTTCAAGCCTGACCGGATTCTCCTTGAAAAAGAGAATGAAATAATCGAAGCAGAGCGCGGATTAATATCATTTTCCATGCAGCAGCTTTCAGCAGACGATGCGTTTCAGTGCATCGTACACCCCAAGATGCTTACAGGTAAAAGTACAATGAAGCCGGATACAAAAGTAAGTTAA
- the hmpA gene encoding NO-inducible flavohemoprotein has product MLDTKTIEIIKSTVPVLEKHGEDITKTFYKLMFTNHPELLNIFNHANQKQGRQQKALANSVYAAAKYIDNLEAIIPVVTQIAHKHRSLGIKPEHYPIVGEHLILAIKEVLQEGATEEIINAWVKAYGVIADAFIGLEKGLYEDAAHKPGGWDDFRTFTVAKKVKESDVITSFYFTPADGGNISGYLPGQYISVKLTIPGEEYTHIRQYSLSDSPEKSYYRISVKKEEGNSVKPDGKVSSYLHNNLNEGDRIEISAPAGEFFLENLDKPVVLLSGGVGITPMHSMLRHLDATGVNHETIFVHAAINGNVQAFTDEVQEIAKNNPFVKPYFCYENPTEKDKTEKVYSKEGYITSEWLKTIVQDKESMVYMCGPVPFMQAMYEALLDAGFKKENIRYEFFGPSMQLKETQSI; this is encoded by the coding sequence ATGCTAGACACAAAAACAATTGAAATTATTAAAAGCACTGTACCTGTACTTGAAAAACATGGTGAAGATATTACGAAAACCTTCTATAAACTAATGTTTACAAATCACCCTGAACTGCTAAACATTTTCAATCACGCTAATCAAAAACAGGGCCGTCAGCAAAAAGCACTTGCAAACTCAGTATATGCTGCGGCTAAATATATTGATAACCTCGAAGCTATTATTCCGGTTGTCACACAAATCGCACATAAACACAGATCATTAGGAATTAAACCTGAACATTATCCAATTGTGGGAGAACACTTAATTCTTGCAATTAAGGAAGTTCTGCAAGAGGGTGCAACTGAAGAAATTATTAATGCATGGGTTAAAGCATACGGTGTGATTGCTGATGCATTCATCGGATTAGAAAAGGGTCTTTATGAGGATGCAGCACATAAGCCAGGAGGCTGGGATGATTTCAGAACTTTCACTGTGGCAAAAAAAGTGAAAGAGAGTGATGTGATTACATCCTTCTACTTCACACCGGCTGATGGAGGTAATATTTCCGGCTATCTTCCGGGTCAATATATTAGTGTGAAATTAACGATTCCAGGGGAAGAATACACACATATTCGCCAATACAGCCTGTCTGATTCCCCGGAAAAATCTTATTACCGAATTTCTGTAAAGAAAGAAGAAGGCAACTCCGTAAAGCCGGACGGAAAGGTTTCCAGCTATCTTCACAATAACCTTAACGAAGGCGATCGTATAGAGATTAGTGCCCCTGCTGGAGAATTTTTTCTGGAGAATCTGGATAAACCTGTGGTTTTGCTTAGCGGCGGGGTAGGCATTACACCAATGCACAGCATGCTGCGTCATCTTGATGCAACTGGAGTAAATCATGAAACTATTTTTGTTCATGCTGCAATCAATGGAAATGTACAGGCATTTACCGACGAAGTTCAGGAGATTGCAAAGAATAATCCATTTGTTAAACCATATTTCTGCTATGAAAATCCAACAGAAAAAGATAAAACGGAAAAAGTCTACAGCAAAGAAGGCTATATTACTTCTGAGTGGTTAAAAACAATCGTGCAAGATAAAGAAAGTATGGTTTATATGTGCGGTCCAGTTCCTTTCATGCAGGCAATGTATGAAGCATTGCTTGATGCAGGCTTTAAAAAGGAGAATATCCGCTATGAATTCTTCGGGCCATCAATGCAATTAAAAGAAACGCAATCAATTTAA